A window of the Microplitis mediator isolate UGA2020A chromosome 5, iyMicMedi2.1, whole genome shotgun sequence genome harbors these coding sequences:
- the LOC130668234 gene encoding uncharacterized protein LOC130668234, with product MKFIVASILLMALIAVAMGKPTEVESLEPTKTESASHQEQLLEAGPRDKRGVIFGAYTAPVAYTAAYTAPVAYTSAYSYPYAYSAYSAYPYYAAAYSSPYYLA from the exons ATGAAATTCATCGTT GCATCAATCCTCCTGATGGCTCTGATCGCCGTAGCGATGGGTAAACCAACGGAAGTTGAATCCCTCGAGCCAACTAAGACGGAATCGGCATCTCATCAAGAACAGCTCTTAGAAGCAGGACCCCGCGATAAACGTGGAGTGATATTCGGCGCGTACACCGCACCAGTGGCTTACACCGCAGCTTACACAGCACCAGTGGCTTACACATCGGCATACAGTTACCCCTATGCCTACTCCGCCTACTCAGCCTATCCCTATTACGCTGCTGCCTACAGTTCACCCTACTACTTGGCCTAG
- the LOC130668231 gene encoding stress-activated protein kinase JNK, whose amino-acid sequence MPYLGPEMTTRLSAMFYTVEVGDTKFTILKRYQNLKPIGSGAQGIVCAAYDTVTQQNVAIKKLSRPFQNVTHAKRAYREFKLMKLVNHKNIIGLLNAFTPQRSLDEFQDVYLVMELMDANLCQVIQMDLDHERMSYLLYQMLCGIKHLHSAGIIHRDLKPSNIVVKSDCTLKILDFGLARTAGTTFMMTPYVVTRYYRAPEVILGMGYKENVDIWSVGCIMGEMIRGGVLFPGTDHIDQWNKIIEQLGTPAQEFMQRLQPTVRNYVENRPRYPGYPFERLFPDILFPTDSSEHNRLKASQARDLLSRMLVIDPERRISVDDALLHNYINVWYDEGEVNAPAPGPYDHSVDEREHTVDQWKELIYQEVMEYETSHNPAATAQSSVDPVAGSR is encoded by the exons ATGCCTTACCTCGGGCCTGAAATGACAACCCGGCTGTCCGCCATGTTTTACACGGTCGAGGTCGGGGACACCAAGTTTACTATCCTCAAGCGATACCAAAATCTCAAGCCCATTGGCTCTGGGGCTCAAGGCATTGTTTG tGCCGCCTACGACACGGTCACGCAGCAAAATGTTGCTATTAAGAAGCTGTCAAGGCCCTTTCAGAACGTGACACACGCCAAGAGAGCATACAGGGAATTTAAACTTATGAAACTTGTCAAccataaaaat ATTATTGGTCTCTTGAATGCATTCACACCGCAACGATCTTTGGACGAATTTCAAGACGTTTACTTGGTAATGGAGCTGATGGACGCAAATCTGTGCCAAGTAATTCAAATGGATCTGGACCATGAGCGTATGTCCTATCTCCTTTATCAGATGCTCTGTGGCATTAAGCATCTCCATTCAGCCGGTATTATTCACAGA GATTTAAAGCCAAGCAATATAGTCGTTAAATCAGACTGTACCCTCAAGATTCTCGATTTCGGTCTCGCGCGAACTGCTGGCACGACGTTCATGATGACACCGTACGTTGTCACGCGGTACTACCGAGCACCTGAGGTCATTCTGGGCATGGGTTACAAGGAAAACGTGGATATATGGTCAGTCGGCTGTATAATGGGTGAAATGATTCGCGGCGGAGTTCTTTTCCCCGGCACAGACCACATTGACCAGTGGAACAAAATAATTG AGCAACTTGGTACGCCAGCACAGGAATTTATGCAGCGATTGCAACCAACGGTGAGAAATTACGTAGAGAACAGGCCTCGATACCCGGGCTATCCTTTCGAGAGGCTATTCCCGGATATTCTGTTTCCCACGGACTCTTCGGAACACAATAGACTGAAGG CGAGTCAAGCCAGGGACCTGCTCTCGCGCATGCTAGTCATCGATCCTGAACGTCGCATCTCGGTCGATGACGCTTTATTGCACAATTACATCAACGTCTGGTACGACGAGGGTGAGGTCAACGCT CCTGCACCAGGTCCTTACGACCACAGTGTCGATGAACGGGAGCACACAGTCGATCAGTGGAAAGAGCTGATTTATCAGGAAGTTATGGAGTACGAGACAAGTCATAATCCAGCGGCGACCGCCCAGTCCTCCGTGGATCCTGTCGCCGGTTCGCGGTAG